Proteins from one Dermacentor variabilis isolate Ectoservices chromosome 1, ASM5094787v1, whole genome shotgun sequence genomic window:
- the LOC142581948 gene encoding uncharacterized protein LOC142581948: MIVAEGPAAASHDIEDVPATGDTDDFEEMVVPESLESAPHTDTQPASKTTEWQPDNAESDIEPEVVLDTTETVPRPRKVAKTSKNPQRPDGSVPSNAAVAAACLDHLKAVGKERRQKEETRDTVYHFCMAAAGFLRSLPPDDQFDCMCSIQATIQEKVMEVRARRSEK, from the exons ATGATCGTAGCTGAAGGCCCAGCAGCAGCCAGTCACGATATTGAAGATGTACCAGCAACAGGAGATACAGACGACTTCGAAGAGATGGTGGTGCCAGAAAGTTTAGAAAGTGCACCGCATACAGACACACAACCTGCAAGCAAGACAACGGAATG gcagccTGACAATGCAGAAAGTGATATTGAGCCAGAAGTGGTGCTTGACACAACTGAAAC GGTACCAAGACCAAGAAAAGTGGCAAAGACATCCAAAAATCCCCAGCG CCCCGATGGCAGCGTTCCCTCCAATGCGGCAGTTGCTGCCGCATGCCTTGACCACCTGAAGGCAGTTGGAAAAGAGCGCCGACAAAAAGAGGAGACCCGGGACACTGTCTACCATTTCTGCATGGCAGCTGCTGGATTTTTACGGTCACTGCCACCTGATGACCAATTTGACTGTATGTGTTCCATCCAAGCCACCattcaagaaaaagtaatggaaGTGAGGGCTCGGAGGAGCGAAAAATAG
- the LOC142581957 gene encoding transcription factor Adf-1-like — translation MAPKVSAAMLIDAVKSHPVLYDKTHHLYKDTHHKNDIWAKIAEELGVSSALCQKKFKNLKDTFTKTKNQIKDSMKSGAGAHDVPLVKWKHFEAMTGIMEAVYQEPILCSNLEFGSFDGLAHSW, via the exons ATGGCACCGAAAGTGTCGGCTGCTATGCTCATCGACGCCGTCAAAAGCCACCCCGTGCTCTATGACAAGACCCACCATCTGTACAAAGACACGCACCACAAGAATGATATTTGGGCCAAGATAGCCGAAGAGCTGGGAGTAAGCA GTGCATTATGCCAGAAGAAGTTTAAGAACCTCAAGGACACcttcacaaaaacaaaaaatcagATCAAGGATTCGATGAAAAGTGGCGCTGGTGCCCATGACGTGCCCCTCGTGAAGTGGAAGCACTTCGAAGCAATGACGGGCATAATGGAAGCTGTTTATCAGGAGCCAAT CTTGTGCAGCAACCTCGAATTTGGCTCCTTTGATGG GCTGGCCCATAGTTGGTGA